The genomic DNA TGGGGCCACAGAGTAGTGGTAAAGTTTCTTGTCcccatacttttattttttcttcttcccttcATATGCTAATTGGATTTCATGATTTCTTTTAGTAGTCTTTGAACTTGAGGATCTtttgtaattaatatatttcacttGAATTTGAATGGTTTAAGTGATTATTATTTCATAGTCATGGAAAgatgaaatcaaaatttatacCTTATAATGTCATCAGCAATATAATCTATTTGAATTTGGCATGGTTTATGCATTCATTATCTCTCTAAAACACTCCTTTCACCCTTATCTTAATTCTTATGAGAAttcatttattctttcttttatttattcttctGTTTAAACTCAatacattattttgtttttcctctAACTTACAAATATAATGAGATGTGTACAATTCCcgataaacaaatatttttactgtctaatttgttgttttctttgctCTGCGCAGGCAAGAGCACACTattaaataatttgtttcataCAAATTTCAGAGAGATGGATGCCTTTAAGGGAAGGTATGATCTTGCAATACTGTCTGACATATCACATTAGCCTTGCTCAAATAACAGGCTAGTGACCGGATGTTATGGTTTTGTTTTCAGGTCTCAAACAACCAAAGGTATCTGGATGGCCAGATGTGCTGGCATAGAGCCTTGTACCCTTGTGATGGATTTGGAGGGTACAGATGGAAGGGAACGTGGAGAGgtgttttttcatttgttaaacCTTATCTTGAACACTATGGTTTTGTTCTATCCATTGACTGACCCCGCCTAATGGGAAAATGTTTTGATTAATGATTACTCTTGTTATACCTTGACTTATATATTAACAGTGATGATAATTTAGTGTCTGTTGCCGATATGcaatttacattttaaaatcGGGGATGCATATGTGCCAATGTGTCTCTAGTCCCTATGGAACATAAAAGTGTTTATTATAGAATTTTGTGGAGTATCTGATTTCCCATTATTCAAGATTTAATTTATCACGAAGAAATTGCTCTCACCTTCCCCGAGATatgtataaataatacataCAACCCCTAAATTTTCTTAGACATTGACCTCCCCTCAGTTACACTCACCTGGCCTGCCctctattttgttaaaaatgaaGGGTACATGTCATTTAAACAGACCTAAAGGGAGGCATGTGAGGGAAATTTCTCCAGTAAATTAGGGCAGCAAGTGTTGGCTTTAAAATAAGTAAGGGTGTGTGTGTCATTTACGCATACCTCAAGGGCTCCGAGTGCAATTTCCCTTTTTAATATCCATTTTCCCCAGAGTTTCATGATAATTCTAATCCTCTGTTTACACTGTGATGAGATGGTAATAGTAAATAGCTAGGGTTTATTATTATTCATACTAGCAGTCTGCCActgaaatttttttgaacaaagaaTGAGAAATGGGTAGTTCTTTGGTTCTTTACTTACTTGTATGCTgaaattttctttctctcagGATGATACTGCATTCGAAAAGCAGAGTGCTCTGTTTGCTCTTGCTGTCTCAGATATAGTGCTAATAAACATGTGAGTTTTTCCCCTCTTCTTTATCAAGACATCTTCAGTACTGGCTAATTTCAGAAAGTTAAAAGTCTGTTTAGCGGCCTGTACTtggttgttttgatgtttttccAGTTGAGTCTTATTTCTTTATGCAACTAATTTTTCTCCGTCTGCAATACTTATAAAGGTGGTGCCATGACATTGGCCGTGAGCAAGCTGCAAATAAGCCGCTTTTGAAAACTGTCTTTCAGGTATTATCTTTTGTCAGCAGCCTATTGACTTCAAGCAGTTATATTGAATCTGAAAAATTGTCATTTATCCGATTCTATGCTTTCAGGTTATGATGAGATTGTTTAGTCCACGCAAAACAACACTGTTGTTTGTCATACGTGATAAAACAAGGGTATATATGCAAAAAACTTTCATATTGTTTTCGTAATTATTTGtagttttaatttctaattCTATGCATTTTAATCTGTTGTTGGTGCGATTAACCATTTCCTTTTATAGACACCACTTGAAAATCTAGAACCTGTTTTGAGAGAAGATATTCAGAAGGTAGTGCCATGCTTTCATCTTCATATGATGTTTGTTAAATTGTTCTATAGTATTTTTTTGACCTTTCTtgctttaattttttactcTGCAGATATGGGACTCTGTTCCTAAACCACAGGCCCACAAGGATACCCCACTGAGTGAATTTTTCAACGtactttccttttttatttgacattaCTATTCTTATTGATAGTTTATTGGTAGTTTATATTAACTTATTGCTTGGTAACAAATAACCAGGTTGAAGTTGTTGCGCTTTCTAGTtatgaagaaaaggaagagCAATTTAGAGAGCAGGTATGAATTGTGCACCAGTTTCGTTCTGTTTTACTTGCTGATGGTATTAGCTGACCCGTTATTAGGATTTTATGGTGTATGCATCTCCATATCTGCATCTGTGACAATGTTCCTTCCATCTTAATCTGTATATATGAATTATAGTAGATATTTAGCTTTCTTGTTGAAAACAGATACTTTGGTTTAATAAATATCTCTTACTTGCTAACATGCATATATTTTCTTGTgttgatttaatttaaatgCAGGTTGCCAGCTTGAGGCAACGTTTCAATCAGTCTATTGCTCCTGGTGGACTTGCAGGGGATCGGCGTGGAGTAGTTCCTGCTTCTGGATTTTCTTTTAGTGCTCAGGAAATATGGAAAGTCATTAAGGAAAACAAAGATCTTGACCTTCCTGCACACAAGGTTAATATACATGCTGCAATGTTGCTACCTTTTCTCACatgtatattgattttattaACTATTAACCGTTGAAGGGTCAACTCTCTTGTAGGTTATGGTTGCAACTGTACGATGTGAAGAAATTGCCAATGAGAAATATGCCGCTTTTGTCGCAAATGAGGTATGAACATTTCTTTTTGTACATTTTCCCAAAATTTCGACCATCTCAATTACTAATGCTGTGGAAACCGCTTTCAATTTTCACTCAGGAATGGTGTCAATTGGAAGAGACTGTGCAATCTGATCCTATTCCTGGATTtgggaaaaaaatcaattcacttCTTCATGCTTGTTTGTCGGAGTGAGTATAGTCCAGTTTATGTGACATCTAATATTTGTACGGTCtcaatttgttattttcatgAAAACTGTGGCCTTAGAGTTTGCTATCTTGATGTTGCATAATGCATCATGTAAGAATGAGGACAGGTGGTTAATTGAGCTattgcattttcttttaatctaGGTATGATGCTGAGGCCACTTATTTCGATGAAGGTGTTAGAACTGCAAAACAAAAGCAACTTCAAGAAAAATTGTTGCAAGTAATTCTTCCTAACCTAACTCTTGTGCCATCATGGTCGAAacctttcttttttcataaacaTAAATGAATCGATGATTACTAAAAAGAGAATgaatatttgaatattatttaatCAAGAAAGACCATTTTTAGATGCTTGTTGGCTTTACCTTCTGTCTTTACAGCTTTTGTAGACTTGTAAAGATGATTTATGAGGTTTATAAGGGTATGTAACACCTTTTCTTTTGGTTAGCTTGTCCAACCAGCTTACCAATCTGCACTGGGACATATGAGATCTGTAACTTTGGAGAAATTCAAGGAGACATTTGAAAAGGCTTTGAAAGGCGGGGAAAGGTTTTCTGCAGCTGCTAATAATTGCATTGAGTCTTGTGTGGATCAATTTGATAAAGCATGTGCAGGTAATGAGAACTTTCTTTATACTGTTTATTAGGGAACATGAATCATGTTGAGGGTCCTAAACATGTAATGATCTACACTTGATGAAGATCAGaaaatgaattaacataaattaAAGAGTAATAAGTAAGAATTAGATGAATTGAGGTATTTTATTGATGGATCGATAGTAACAGTAGCAGAATGGAAAGTCTATTTACCCACCCACAGAGCTTAGTTCCAACACAGAGAGGTGTCCTACTCTGGCCCTAACAGAAAGTTATTCCATCATAGCCTCTCAAACCCTAGAACTTATTCTTATATACTACTAAGGAGATATTATTCGGAGAATATCTATACTAAGAAGATATTATCTCTATTATATATTACTTAGGAGATATTATTCAGAGaatatctttattatatattactAATAAAATATTCCTACTAAATAACTCCTCTCTGCTCTGCATCCTTATAACATAATTTCCCTGACACAAGCCATATGGATATTCCCGTTTTGTCTATCCCTATTTCTCTTAACATAAACTCCCCATACTATAGGCTTGCCCAACTGCTGTGCTAACTGTCCTTTTGAGTTAACTTTCTCACCCCGGGTCCTATCAACACTGGAAAGAGAAATAAGGGCATGTGGATACATAGGAAACTGTATAATTTACTGATTTGGCGTCGGGAGCACACTTGCTAGTTGCTATGATTTGGTTCATTCGACTGATGTACTATCTGAGAAGTTAACTTGATAATTTTTGTTGCAAGCatgtatattattattgaaCTGAATTACAACATGAGACTGACATACCATCACTGCAGATGTTGTTATTGAACTAACAAATTGGGATACATCTAAAGTACGAGAGAAACTGCTGCGTGATATTGATGCACATGTTGCATCTGTGCGTGAAGCTAAGATTTCTGAACTTACTTCTTCATATGAGGTATGTGTTCAGCATTGATTATTCATAGCTTATTAATATTGAAGGGATTGTCTTTCAAGATCAGCAAGGATTGTATCTTTAGATTCTTAGGAttgattttcatatttctttatatttcatgattgttttttcttatttaagtAGTATGAGAAGCCTAGTATTAATATAACGAAGGTTCATGTTTAGTATTTGTACattggtataaaaaaaatcacattttgaagtctttattctttctcttcatATATGTGTGCGAGAAGATCGATATTGAAATTTTTAGCCTGGTAAAATGAGATTAAAATTAAGCAAGTGTCCACCAACAATATATTCACTTAGGAAAAAGGGATTGATATTATGTATGTTCTATGttgtaaaaaatatgttatccATCAATAATGGCAAAGGAAAAGTATAAGATACTGCCCAATTCCCATGCTTGGTGACTggaattatttaattatgtagGTTATGAAATTTTATTGAGTCATGCCATTTGGTGAGTTTCTATTTCATGAAGTTGAATCATTAACCTCTTGGAAAGTTTTCTGATAATAATACTGTTCCAGGAAAAACTGAAAGTATCTTTGTCTGGACCTGTCGAAGCTCTTTTAGATGGAGCTAATAGTGATACTTGGCCATCAGTAAGGAGCCTTCTTAAGCGTGAGATTCAATCATCTGTTTTAGGGTTTTCTGCTGCGCTTAATGGGTTTGATATGGATGAAGAAACAAGACAAAACATGATTTTGAGTTTAGAGGATTATGCAAGGGGTGTGGTAGAAGGAAAGGCTAGGGAAGAAGCTGGAAGGGTATTGATCCGTATGAAGGACAGGTATTAAAACTTCTATAACATCCAAGTTGACTTTTTTTACCTTTTGTTTGTTGTCTGTAGAGACACTCACCTTATATTTGAAAACAGGTTTACAATGTTATTTAGCCATGATTCTGATTCAATGCCTCGTGTTTGGACGGGGAATGAAGATATTCGAGCCATCACTAAAACTGCCCGCTCTGCTGTATGACACgattacaaatattattttgctACCTAGTTTGTATTGCATTTTGTTATCTTTTTAACCAAGTTTAACCCTTTGCAGTCTTTGAAGTTGCTATCTGTTATGGCAGCACTTCGTTTGGATGATGGTGATAAAGATGATATAGAGAAAACATTGAAAGTTGCATTGCTGGATTCATCAAGCAGTGCTAATATAAGTAGGAGCATCACAGCGGTTGATCCGCTAGCTACTAGCAGTTGGGAACAGGTGCATTTTTGTTGTTACTGTTTGCTTGTTCTATTGGATAAAATGAGTGATTGATTAACTGGCATCAGTTAGTGATTTGATTGGGCAAATAGGAATACATCTCAAGAAGTTTTGACATGAGTATATATTTTGGACCTCAATAATGCCTACCTTTTGGGTTCGTTAAGTGATGTTTGAGAACACTTTCTATATTGGGCACTAATCGGTTGTCGTGACCGAATTTGTTATGCAGATTCCATCATCTAAGACATTAATTACACCTGTCCAGTGCAAAACTTTGTGGAGGCAATTCAAGATGGAGACAGAGTACAGTGTTTCTCAAGCCATTTCTGCACAGGTACCGCGTTTCCCCTTTTTTAAGAGATTTTGAATGTTCCTTTGACTCGAGCCATTTCTGCACAAGTACCGCGTTTCCCCTTTTTTAAGAGATTTTGAATGTTCCTTTGACAGAATGGAAAATTTGTTGTGacaaaatcaacaataatttaaattgtaatgacattttgtttttggattttatatatttgaaactTGTAGCTTAAGCCATCTAGGCTGGACTATGTTTTCATGCTCTATTTTTCCTGTATATAAAAAGTTGTTGGTATTGTCCCAAGTATTTTGCTCTTTTGTAGTATTGTTTAGGTTCTACATGGCATCAGTACATAATGATTTGTGAAAAGCTAAAATGGTTAGTTTAATAACTACAATGGATGCTCATATGGTCAAGGCATTAAAATTTTGTAATCTTCGGAAAATGTTTtagttttactattttttacTTATTGATATAATTTTCTTGTTGCATTTTCAGGAGGCCAACAAGCGTCATAACAACTGGTTACCTCCCCCATGGGCAATACTTGCTTTGGTTATTCTGGGATTCAATGAATTTATGACCCTTTTAAAGTGCGTGTCAATTGTACTCAAATGATGTCTTTTTTTcttgctttaatttatttattttttgtttgttttcatttgCTCTTCTGTATCTCTCTCTCCTCTAGCAGCTGCACAATGTGAAAGTagtaactttaaaataaaaatattttttgtgttggACAAACTAGTTGACGGTATTTTAGTTACATAAGAATGTTGCATAGAGCATATGTTTGTTCAAGTGATCTTATTCAATTGATCTTACCCATGTTTGTCATTCTTTGTGGCAGAAATCCCTTGTATTTGGGTGTCATCTTTGTTGGTTTTCTTCTCATTAAAGCCCTGTGGGTGCAACTTAACATTGCCGGTGAATTTCGTCATGGAGTAGTGAGTATCTTTTACTGCTAtctttataatttattgttcaatCCCAATGTTCATATTTATCGTGTCTCTCTTGCCTGCTTGAGTTTCTTTGCAACCTATAGCCAATAATCTCACTAGGTATTCTGTAGAGTTCAAAGTTGTTGAGAGGCATCAATAGTCAATACTCCATCCGTCAAATATTAAGTGTCGTTTAAGGAATTAAATGTCGTTTAAGGTTATGTACACATCTTGGGAATACCATTGAGTATACCAAACCATGCAGTAGTTAGTGAAATAGTTAGGTGAGTTGAGATTGAGATACAATTAAATAATGACAAATAGTATGACGAAAGCAAATATTTCAAACGTAACAATATGAGACACACGGAGTACTTTTAACGCTGAGTTATTTTGGTCTTGCCAACcgtttattcaattttttgtatCATACGGTAGccttatttcttctttttcctgCTTTCAGCTTCCCGGAGTCATTTCCTTGGCTACCAAGTTTGTTCCAACTATCATGAACCTTATGAAAAGACTAGCAGAAGAGGGAAATAACCCTGCGGCTAACAATCCTCAAAGACACACATCACGAAACAACACCAATGCTGTTCCTGTTGGCAGTTCTGTTTCATCTAGTTCTTCATCTAACATAACCGCACTGGAAAATGGAAATCGATATACCAGTTCATCAAAAGATGAATAAGCGAAGAAATTCAATCTTCAACAAATAgcgatttttttcttttgaaagatgGTGGTGGTTTCTGCTGGCTGCATGACGATTTTTTGGTTTGATATGAGTTTTATAAGTTGTGAGCTTTCAAGACATTCAAaggcatagtttttttttttttgtttgcaaaaGTGCCATATACAGGGGCAGTGTTTTTTTCAAGGTATAGTCCCCCCCTTGAATTAGGTTTCTTAAAATTTGGGTGCTTCAATTAGTTACTGAAGCTAGCTTATTTTTATATGGTCTTTTATGAATATATTCTGGTTTTGCAATCAATTTTGTTTGTAATTTCATCAGTTTTATgagtgtattttattttactttttaaaaatcattatttggacttgtgtgtttatgattttatttatttatttattgagatTATATTAGAGGTTTATGTCGTGGTTACGTgtaagtataaaaaaataacaaacacaattaaatatacATGTCTCAGTAGTCAGTATCTTTGTCTTTAAGGAATGGGTCCCTGTAGATTTAGGatgttcaaaattttatatttttgggtACCATATATTCTGAGGCAACACAATATTTGTGGTCCAGAATTTTGTATATCATGAAAAATCGACACATAGGCACCATGCCGACCTGTGTACCCTGGTTTCTTTATCTCTCATTTTATTACTTGCACAAAAAGCTACTCCTCCTTGATGATTTTAAATAGAAATTGTGCAACTAACCATGATGGAAACGGTTTGTTTGATTGGACTAGTAATGCACTGTTCTCTGGTTGGATACAAAACAATTAATTCACTAGTTtaagaaaaaatgaaggaaaactTCAGAGGAATGATCAATTTCTAAGTCTAAAgagaaattgaaggaaaaattaaCCAAGTAAATCAtcaaagagaaattatatttgtacaataattttttgacaactttatctctcatacattactcatattatatttttactttcacattttattgttttagtttCCGTATCAATATatacttttctttataaatttatggttgttgtcacacaaatgattgttcaaataacacacttCATCATCAAAGTGGTCCGTAACTTGGTACTTTTAATTTGAACATTTTCATTTACTCTCGACTTTGTAAGATATTTACTCAACTCAATAATagatatgaaaattaatttgttaagTATGACATGaaaattttccctaaaaaaaaaagtatgacaTGAAAATCTGCACATAAGTtgcaatttttacttttttattactACATGTCTCTTATAACACTcttatgaaaagaaaattacatGAATTAAGAAAGTTAATAGTAGTATTAAATGATTGATTTCGTTTAAAATTTAAGAATTTCTTATGAAAAGAGACGAGAATttcttatatttagaaaaaaaaaaatgca from Medicago truncatula cultivar Jemalong A17 chromosome 8, MtrunA17r5.0-ANR, whole genome shotgun sequence includes the following:
- the LOC25500448 gene encoding protein ROOT HAIR DEFECTIVE 3 produces the protein MANSETCCSTQLIDGDGLFNASGIEKFMKEVKLGECGLSYAVVSIMGPQSSGKSTLLNNLFHTNFREMDAFKGRSQTTKGIWMARCAGIEPCTLVMDLEGTDGRERGEDDTAFEKQSALFALAVSDIVLINMWCHDIGREQAANKPLLKTVFQVMMRLFSPRKTTLLFVIRDKTRTPLENLEPVLREDIQKIWDSVPKPQAHKDTPLSEFFNVEVVALSSYEEKEEQFREQVASLRQRFNQSIAPGGLAGDRRGVVPASGFSFSAQEIWKVIKENKDLDLPAHKVMVATVRCEEIANEKYAAFVANEEWCQLEETVQSDPIPGFGKKINSLLHACLSEYDAEATYFDEGVRTAKQKQLQEKLLQLVQPAYQSALGHMRSVTLEKFKETFEKALKGGERFSAAANNCIESCVDQFDKACADVVIELTNWDTSKVREKLLRDIDAHVASVREAKISELTSSYEEKLKVSLSGPVEALLDGANSDTWPSVRSLLKREIQSSVLGFSAALNGFDMDEETRQNMILSLEDYARGVVEGKAREEAGRVLIRMKDRFTMLFSHDSDSMPRVWTGNEDIRAITKTARSASLKLLSVMAALRLDDGDKDDIEKTLKVALLDSSSSANISRSITAVDPLATSSWEQIPSSKTLITPVQCKTLWRQFKMETEYSVSQAISAQEANKRHNNWLPPPWAILALVILGFNEFMTLLKNPLYLGVIFVGFLLIKALWVQLNIAGEFRHGVLPGVISLATKFVPTIMNLMKRLAEEGNNPAANNPQRHTSRNNTNAVPVGSSVSSSSSSNITALENGNRYTSSSKDE